One genomic segment of Mycolicibacterium chubuense NBB4 includes these proteins:
- a CDS encoding ArsR/SmtB family transcription factor produces MNADSGQCTRRLPDDQVNLVVEVFRMLADATRVQILWALVSRELSVNDLAAQVNKPAPSVSQHLAKLRMARLVHTRREGTTVFYRLDNDHIKQLVTDAVFNAEHAGPGVPGHHRDTAELTKLHAGNSALRAASGNGRGA; encoded by the coding sequence ATGAATGCAGACAGTGGGCAATGCACGCGCCGCCTGCCCGATGATCAGGTGAACCTGGTTGTCGAAGTGTTTCGGATGCTGGCGGACGCCACCCGGGTGCAGATCCTGTGGGCGTTGGTGAGCCGGGAACTCTCGGTCAACGACCTCGCCGCGCAGGTGAACAAGCCCGCCCCCTCGGTGTCTCAGCACCTGGCGAAGCTCCGGATGGCGCGGTTGGTCCACACCCGCCGCGAGGGCACGACGGTGTTCTACCGGCTCGACAACGACCACATCAAGCAACTCGTCACCGATGCGGTGTTCAATGCCGAGCATGCCGGGCCCGGAGTTCCCGGACATCACCGCGATACGGCAGAGTTGACGAAACTGCACGCCGGGAACTCCGCACTGAGAGCGGCCTCCGGCAACGGGCGTGGGGCATGA
- a CDS encoding STAS domain-containing protein gives MVVIRCVGELDMMTVPELERQIASAMKKSPSAMIVDLSRVEFLASVGMGVLVATHDRCGSATRFVVVADGPATSRPMRLIGLTEIMSVHPTLEAAVADVTA, from the coding sequence GTGGTGGTCATTCGTTGTGTCGGCGAACTCGACATGATGACCGTTCCCGAGCTCGAACGCCAGATCGCCAGTGCGATGAAGAAGAGTCCCTCCGCGATGATCGTCGATCTCAGCCGTGTCGAATTCCTCGCCTCGGTCGGCATGGGAGTTCTGGTGGCGACGCACGACCGCTGTGGCTCGGCGACCCGATTCGTCGTGGTGGCCGACGGCCCGGCGACGAGCAGGCCCATGCGGTTGATCGGGCTGACGGAGATCATGTCCGTACACCCCACCCTCGAG
- a CDS encoding cation diffusion facilitator family transporter, producing MSHEPRAVVDHHGDDHEHHHHTGGGVVGAFRAAVLEVFAPHSHDASDSIDDALESSAAGIRAVKISLLVLVVTAVAQIVIVVLSGSIALLADTIHNFSDALTAIPLWTAFALGTRTATRRYTYGFGRAEDIAGLFVIAMITLSAVIAGVESIRRLVHPVAIEHVGWVAAAGLVGFIGNEVVAVYRIRIGRRIGSAALIADGLHARTDGFTSLAVLLGAGGVAMGFPPADPVIGLVITVAILAVLRTAIRDVFRRLMDGVDPAFVDAAEAALAAEPGVVDVRSVRMRWIGHRLHAEAELDIDAAVSLAEAHHIAHSAEHTLTHAVPRLSTALVHAYPAGSHPR from the coding sequence ATGAGCCACGAACCCCGCGCCGTGGTCGACCACCACGGCGATGACCACGAGCACCACCACCACACCGGCGGTGGTGTCGTCGGGGCCTTCCGTGCGGCGGTTCTCGAGGTCTTCGCCCCGCACAGCCACGATGCCTCCGACAGCATCGACGACGCCCTGGAGTCGAGCGCAGCAGGAATACGAGCGGTCAAGATCAGCCTCCTGGTGCTCGTCGTCACCGCGGTCGCACAGATCGTCATCGTTGTGCTGTCGGGCTCCATCGCGCTGCTCGCCGACACCATCCACAACTTCTCCGACGCGTTGACGGCCATCCCGCTGTGGACCGCTTTCGCCCTGGGGACCAGGACGGCCACGCGGCGCTACACCTACGGCTTCGGCCGCGCCGAGGACATCGCGGGGCTGTTCGTGATCGCGATGATCACGCTGTCGGCGGTCATCGCCGGCGTCGAGTCGATCCGCCGCCTCGTCCACCCCGTCGCGATCGAACACGTCGGCTGGGTCGCCGCGGCCGGTCTCGTCGGCTTCATCGGCAACGAAGTGGTTGCCGTCTACCGGATCCGCATCGGCCGACGCATCGGCTCGGCCGCGCTCATCGCCGACGGATTGCACGCTCGCACAGACGGATTCACGTCACTGGCGGTACTTCTCGGCGCCGGCGGCGTCGCGATGGGGTTTCCCCCGGCCGACCCCGTCATCGGCCTGGTCATCACCGTCGCGATCCTGGCAGTGCTGCGCACCGCCATCCGCGACGTGTTCCGCCGGCTGATGGACGGGGTGGATCCCGCCTTCGTCGACGCGGCAGAGGCCGCTTTGGCGGCCGAACCGGGTGTGGTCGACGTGCGCAGCGTGCGGATGCGCTGGATCGGGCACCGCCTGCACGCCGAGGCCGAACTCGACATCGACGCCGCCGTGTCGCTCGCCGAGGCACACCACATCGCCCACAGCGCGGAGCACACGCTCACCCACGCGGTGCCCAGGCTGTCGACCGCGCTCGTCCACGCCTATCCAGCGGGCTCCCACCCCCGCTGA
- a CDS encoding peroxiredoxin, translating into MTSTVESTAPAATMPRIGDPAPSFTAVTTQGEINFPADYAGKWVIFFSHPADFTPVCTSEFITFASMQEEFAAYNTELVGLSVDGLYSHIAWLRTIKDKIAFRGMRDVEVTFPLIEDVSMDIARRYGMIMPGEDSTKAVRAVFVIDPEGVVRAVIYYPLSLGRNFDELLRVIKALQTADHFEVATPADWRPGEPVIVPTAGSCGTAKERMENQDHGVECEDWFFCTKKIPAEEVESAIRRDQRGWEPAG; encoded by the coding sequence ATGACCAGCACTGTCGAGAGCACGGCGCCGGCAGCGACGATGCCGCGCATCGGGGATCCGGCACCGTCGTTCACCGCTGTCACCACCCAGGGCGAGATCAACTTCCCCGCCGACTATGCAGGGAAGTGGGTGATCTTCTTCTCCCATCCAGCCGACTTCACACCGGTGTGCACCAGCGAATTCATCACCTTCGCCTCCATGCAGGAAGAATTCGCGGCCTACAACACCGAGCTGGTCGGCCTTTCTGTCGACGGCCTGTACAGCCACATCGCGTGGTTGCGGACCATCAAGGACAAGATCGCCTTCCGTGGGATGCGCGACGTCGAGGTGACCTTCCCGCTCATCGAAGACGTGTCGATGGACATCGCCCGCAGGTACGGGATGATCATGCCCGGCGAGGACTCGACCAAGGCGGTCCGCGCGGTCTTCGTCATCGACCCCGAGGGCGTGGTGCGGGCGGTCATCTATTACCCGCTGTCGCTCGGCCGCAACTTCGACGAACTGCTGCGCGTGATCAAGGCACTGCAGACCGCCGACCACTTCGAGGTGGCCACCCCCGCGGACTGGCGTCCCGGTGAACCCGTGATCGTTCCGACCGCCGGATCCTGCGGGACCGCCAAGGAGCGAATGGAGAATCAGGACCACGGCGTCGAATGCGAGGACTGGTTCTTCTGCACCAAGAAGATTCCTGCCGAAGAGGTGGAGTCCGCGATCCGCCGCGATCAGCGGGGGTGGGAGCCCGCTGGATAG